The segment GTTTTCCCATAACCGAGCCAATCTGGAGCATATACCTTAAAATATTGACTTAAATAGTCAATATTATATTCCCAAGAAGTTTCCGCACATCCCCCATATTCGCCACTATGTAATAAAATTAAAGGTTCACCTGAACCTTCTTCAAAATAATGCGTCTTAATGCCACCAGCATATACATATTTTCCTTCTATTCGCACATTTACCACCCTTCGTAATAGAAACTAATGTAATGAAATCGTACGGTTTGTTTATAGTGACTGCGGTACGTTCCATGTTTTAATAAGTTCATCGGTCTTTAGAACACCGCCAAACTTTGTTCTTACATTTCTTACAGCACTTTCATGTTCTTCAACAGAAGGGGCAGAGGTTCCATCTTCGACTAATGTTACATGGTAATCATAACTAATCGCATCTCTAAGCGTACTTTCCACACATACATTCGTCTCTAGACCAGTAAATATCAATGAATCTCTTTTTAAAGATTGAAGAATCATATGAAGATTCGTTCCAGCAAAAGCACTATATTTATTCTTAGTAATGACTATATCTTGTTCCTGTGGAGCAATTTCATAAAAATCAGCACCCCATGTGCCTGTTTTACATTTTGTAGTATTGGGATTGTAGCTAGTATTTTTACGATGGCGGTAAATCCATGCTGTTGAATCAACAATGGCATTATGTTCGGTACGTATAAAAATAACGGGGATATTTCTAGAGTGTGCGGATTCGATGCATTTTTTTATATTAGAAACCATAGGATCTATTTGCTTAATATTTTTCCCCTCAAGACTGCATAATCCATTAGGGTCACAAAAATCATTTTGAACGTCAATAACAATTAAAGCACATCTATTTCCACTAAAAACATCTATTGTGTTAATAGTAATTCCTCCTCTTATTCACTTGTTATTTTATTGATTATTTGGAATTTATTGAAAACTCATTTTACAATGTTAATTATAGTCTTAATATTATTAATATGGAAATAGAATTATTTTATCAATTTATTAAAAACTTCTATTGTAAACTTTCTTGAATAATAAAAAGGTGTCAGCTATATAGTGCATTAGAATAAATGACACTATGCTGACACCTAATTATTCAGATTTAACTTTGTTCACAATAAGGAGGTACCAGAATCCCCCTAAGTTACCCCATTACTTGAGATTTAGACATTACATCATTCAAGGCAACCTGCAATGTTCCTTTAAATTCAGCATGATGGTTAATGGCTACGTTAGATTGGATAATATTTTTTACAATTTCTGCGCGCAAGCCTGTAATAATTGTTTTACATCCCATCATTGAAATCCCTTCTATTATTTTGAGTAGCTTATTTGTTATTTCTTGTTCCATCGGTGTAACCCCAGAAAGATCAATAATAAGTGTTTGGATATGGCGATTCTCAATTTCATTCAGTACTTTATCTTGAATCGTATTTATTCGCACTGAATCAACCAAACCAATAACAGGTAGTATACAAATATCACTGTTGATAGGAATAATTGGTACTGAAAGATTTTCTACTAACTTTCGTTGTTTTTCTAACAACTCATCACGATATCTTGTATAACTAATAAAGAAATAGGTCAGAAATTGATCAATCCGCTCATTTATCTTCTTTTCTAAAGAATAAAATTCTATCCGGTCCGGTACAGTTTTACTATATGAATCAAAGTTATAAAGAAAGTCCCATAAAGTTCTTCGAATGGCCTGTATCCATTCTAGTTTAAATGCCAGCGTTAAGGAATACTTCGCCCATGCCACCCCTTCTTGTTTAGCCAATGAAATTAATTCGTGCTCTCGTTCCTCTACAACAAATAGCACAAGTTTATGCGCATTATTTAATAGATTAATATTACCAACGTTATGTATTTCTTCTATTTTATCTTTTACATTGATCGCCTCAGCTAGCAATCTTTCTTCAAATTCATTACGATTTTCGTGCAGAAATTCTTTTATAGTGAATGTATGTTCATATTCTAATTTCAAATTTTTCACCCCAAGTTTTTGAATAGGATTTTGCTTAGGTAATGTAATCGTAAACGTTGTGCCATGATTTTCTATACTGTCTACACTTATTTTTCCACCATGCTGATATATTACGGAAAACACCTGTGTTAATCCCATTCCTGTACCTTGTTCCTTTGTTGTATAAAATGGGGTGCCTAACATCGATAGCTTTTCTTGTGGAATTCCGACTCCTGTATCACTTATAGTCACGATCACTTCAGATTCATTTGAAACATGTGTAATCGTAACACTCCCACTGCCATCAATAGACTCAATTGCATTTTTAATTAAATTGAAAAAAGCCTTTTTGAATTGATTCTTTTGACCACTTATCAATGTATCTGTATTGTAAAATTCCGTTATAAACGTTACATCATACATTTTATCCTGAAAAAGATTTAAGATAGATTCTAACTCAACCGCTAAATTGAAAGTTTTATATTCTTCATCTTCCAAATCTGGCTTAGAAACTTGAAGTAAATTATTCAAAGTTGTCAGCGCATTCTCTAGCTCCGCTTGAGCAATATCAATATATTCATTCTTTTCATCTTCTTGAAGCAACTGCAGAAATCCTTTTACAGCTGTTAGTGGATTTTTAACTTCATGGGCGATACCCGCTGCAATTTGTCCCACAGATGCAAGTTGACTTAAATGGGTATCATTCCTTGATTCAACAATTACTTTTTCATTGTTCATTTGTATTTCTGCTCCTTTCACAAGATGTCCATCATGCGGAGATTAAATTTTAATTATTTAGAATTATTTATACACCAAAATAATAATACTAGAAAAATTTCGATTCGTACATTTAAAGTGCTTTTTAAAGTGGGAAAATCTTGCAAATAGTTAAAAAGTACTAGAGGAGACTATATAATTAAGAACGTAGTAGTGAAGAAATTTTCTTTATCACGATAAAAAAGAATAAATAAAATAATGCACACAAAATCCCTCCAAAGAAATTTCGTGTGCATCTTTTTATCTACATCTCTACAGATAACCTGTTTAGTCTTGCTCAACTTATAATTCTTCCAGCAATTTAACCAATAACGCCAATCTTTTAGAAATTTTATCTTTTTCAATATGTTCATAAACCGCATGCGCCCCATCACCTATAGGTCCCAAGCCATCTAAGGTTGGAATACCCAATGCAGCAGTTAAATTCCCATCACTTATGGCACCTGTTGATGTTTCTTCTAAATCATAACCTAGGTCTTTGGCAAATCCCTTAGCTTTTGTAAATAAATCTACAACACCTTCTGTTCGATCTAAAGGTGGCCTTTTTATGAGTGTATAAATATCTAATTCTGCGCCTTCTAATACTGGTTTCAGTGACTCAATTTCTTTCTTTAGACGTTCTACTTCCTCATTGTTAGGAACGCGAGCGTCTACTTCTAACACAGCTTGAGCAGGTATAACATTTGTACGTGTACCACCTTGAATTACACCACAACTCACAGTCGTTCCTACTTGATAATCTGTAAGCTTTTGAATCTTTAATACTTGGTGTGAAAGCTCTTCGATCGCATTGATGCCTTTTTCATGATCCATACCAGCATGTGATGCTTTTCCTTTTGCAGTTACTTTGAAGTACATGATTCCTTTACGGGCAGTTAATACAGATTCACCAACTCCACCTTCAAGAATCAATGCATATTCGGACTTTTTAGCTTCACGGTTAATAACTGGACGTGATGTCGTACTATTTATTTCCTCATCTGAATTAAACAGCATGGTGATTGGACGCCTTGTTTTCTTATTTAGGTCTTGAATGATTTTCATTGCCTCAATCGCAAAGACGACAGCGCCTTTCATATCGAAAACACCAGGTCCATAAATTTTATTACCCTCCACACGAAACGGCATATCAACTAATGTCCCTTTCTTCCAAACCGTGTCCATATGTGCAATCACAAGGATAGGCTTTAATGTTGGATCTTCACCCGGCCATCTGGCAATTATATGATCTCCTCGATCTTCAACCCCAGAAGGTTCTACTTCGATTTTCGCGTTAAGCTTACTTAATTTTTGTTTAAGTAAATCCCCCACTTGATTAACTGCTTCGCGATCAGTCGTTGGCGATTCTATTTCAATAATCTCCTGTAAAAAATCTAATATTTCACCTTGATAATCTTTTTCAATAAAGCTAATTAGCTCCTCAGTTGTTACGCTCATCCTCTATCTCCCTTCATTATCCGAGTTAGTTATTGACGACTTGTTGTTTATGTTTTGCACGTATGGACTCAATTGTTGATTTAAATGATATTTTATTAGGATCACATACAACTTCTATTAATGCTGGTTTATTAGCTTTCATCGCTTCAAGCAGCACACCTTCAAAATCTGCATCATTTGTGACACTTGCACTAAATACGCCAAATGATTCACCCAGTTTTTTAAAGTCAGGATTTCCCAACAGCGTACCGATTACTCGCTCAGGATGATGCATTTCTTGATGCATTCTAATTGTTCCATACATGTTATTATTAACGACAATCGAAATAATTGGGACATTATAGCGTACAGCTGTTTCTAATTCTTGGAGGGTCATCATAAAGCCGCCATCGCCAGATAAGGATATAACAGGGCAATCTGGTCTTGCGAGCTTGATGCCTACTGCTGCAGGAACACCATATCCCATCGCTCCAGAGATTGGACCGATATATGTTTTCCTATAATTAAATTGATAAAAATTATGCAACCAGCCTGAAAAATTTCCAGCATCATTTGTAAAAATCGTATTAGCTGGTGCATATTTTTGAAGGGCTGCAATAATTTGTTTCATATCAACTTCATTATGATGTTTTTCTTCTTTAATTTCACTAATTGTTTGATATACCGTTCGCCTGTCCTGCGCCCACTTTTTCCATTTTTCTGGTACATTCACAAAATCATCTTCCGCTGTAAGTAATGATTTTAAAGCTTCATTTGCGTCTGCAACGATGCCTACTACAGGAGAATAAACTTTACCTATTGTATTAAAATCAATATCTATGTGGATAATCTTTTGTGCTTTTGATACAACCGAATATCCTTGGGTAGTAACCTCAGAAAAACGAGTACCAATTGCGACTATCGTATCAGCTTGCTTGATTGTTTCTAGAATTTCTACAGGGGTTCCTAAACCTGAGTGGCCGACATACAGCTCATGATTATTAGGAAAAACATCATGACGTCTAAACGAAGCAAGTACCGGCACATTATATTTTTCTGCAAAACGCTGAAGATTTTCTTCACCATTAGAAGCAATAACTCCTCCGCCTGCGATTATCAATGGGTGCTCTGAGTTTTTCAAAACCTGTAAAGATTCAATAATCTCATTTTCTGCAGGCTTCGGCTTAGGATTTGTAATAACAGGTCCAAATTCCATTTCAGCTTTTTGCGATAAAATATCAGCTGGTAAGGAAACTATTACCGGACCAGGTCTGCCAGTCCTCGCTATCCGAAACGCACGTTGCACTAATTCTGGTGTTCTTTCCACATCTCTAATTTCAACAGCCCATTTACAAATATGTTGAAAGAATTGATCAAGTTCTACTTCCTGGAAACCCTCGCGTCCCCTAAACTTACTATCAACTTGACCTAGAAAGACGACCATGGGAGTAGAATCTTGATGGGCGGTATGAACCCCGATGGCTAAGTTTGCTCCTCCTACCCCACGAGTGGCCATTGCGATACCAGGTTTACCAGATGCCTTCCCGTAAGCTTCAGCCATGAAAGCTGCTCCGCCTTCATGTCTATTTGATATTAATTCGATACTATCTTCTTCGTAAATAGCATCCAATAATTCTAAATAGCTTTCACCTGGCACACAAAACGCATGATTTATACCTTCTAATTTAATACACTCAACAATTGCTTGTGCCCCTGTCATAACCTTTTTCATCAAAGTCCCCTCCAACTTAGTCGTTTTTAATTGCTACGCTCATTTCTATTTCAACTGGCGTACTTCGTGGTAATTCAGCTGCACCTACTGCAGAACGCGCATGTCTGCCTTGGTCACCAAAAATCTTTTCAATTAGTTCTGAAGCTGCATCTATTACTTTTGGTTGTTGATTGAACCCTTCAGCAGAATTAACAAACCCAGTAACCTTTAAGAATTTATCAACTCTGTCGAGACTACCAATCTCTTGTTTCAAACAACTCAACCCTTGTAGAATACAAATTCGTGCAGATTCTTGTGCTTCTTCAATGGATACATTTCCTCCAACCTTTCCCGTTACTTTTACTTCACCATCTACCTTTGGAAGTTGACCACTAATATAGGCAACATTGTTATGAACAACTACTGGTACATATATAAATGAGGGTGTAGCAGCTACAGGTAATTCATATCCCAATTCTTTGATTCTTTCTTCAAACATTTTGAGTCCTCCTTAATGTATCTAAATAATCCTCACATGCTTCTTTTACTGTATATTTAGGAGTAAATTTAATCTCGCTTTCGACTCTAGATGTATCCATTAATGGATATACAGTAGCTCCGCTCGTCGAACAGTCAAATGTCAATTTATATTCAGGTAAATAATTTCTCACTATATTTACCATTTCTTCCACAGTTGTCGTGTGACTTTTTACATTATAAATATCGCTTAGTTGTTCCTTAGCAATCGCAAGCTGATAAAATAATCCTGAGACATCTTTAACATACATTAAATCAACTAATTCTGGGCCACCTTTGACAATTACTTCCTCACTTGAATTGCAATTTTCAAACATATCTACGAATGCGCCACCTGCTCCCTTATACCAACGGCCAGGCCCATAAACAAGCGGCAATCTTACGGATACAACTTCCATGTTATATTGATTTCGATAAAACTGAGTCATCAATTCATCCATTACTTTAGTAGAACCATAGAACGTTTCCGGATTTCTTGCAGACTTTTCATCTACTAGTTCTTCCTTATACCATTCAGCCGGTGCGTACACCGTACTAGAACCAGACCATAGCACTCTTTTCACACCAGTTTGTTTAGCAGCCTCTAAAACATTATAAAATCCGTTTATGTTAACATCGATTGCCCTTTTAGGGTTATCTTGCGCTGATTTTGCTAATCCGTCTTTCCCGGCACCATATGCAGCTAAATGAATCATTACATCCGTTGTATTATTAATATGAGCTTGAACTAAACTTTCATATTCCATAATATTGCCTTCAATGAATGTAATGCGATCCTGAATATCTCCAATTAAATTTTCAGCTAACTTTAGTCCAAATAATGTTACGTTATGACCATTCTTAACAAATTCTCTAGTAATATGAGATCCTACAAAACCATCTCCGCCAATAATCAATACATTCATAGAGTCACCTCATTTGATTAAGTGTAATAAAGTAAACTAGTTTTTTACTCCATCTAGATTCAATTCTGCAGCAAAGTGACACGCTACAAAATGTTCAGGCTGACCGTGTTTATCTTCATTTATGTTTTTAAACAATGGCTTTTCCTTTTTACAAATTTCTTGACTATAAGGACAACGAGTATGGAATCGACAACCGGTTGGAGGATTATCTGGATTCGGCACATCCCCCTTAAGTACGATTCTTTTTCGTGTTCTTTGCATACTCGGATTAGCAATTGGAATAGCTGAAAGTAATGATTCTGTATAGGGATGAAGTGGTGTTTCAAAAAGGCTTTTCTTATCAGTTAATTCCACTAGTTCACCTAAGTACATAACAGCTATCCGATCACTAATGTGCTTAACAACACTTAAATCATGAGCTATAAAAAAGTACGTTAAATTAAACTTTTCCTGCAAATCCTGTAAAAGATTGATAATTTGCGATTGAATCGACACATCTAAAGCAGATACTGCTTCATCGCAAACAATAAACTCTGGGTTTAATAGTAAGGCTCTTGCAATTCCAATCCGTTGTCGTTGCCCACCAGATAATTCATGAGGAAACCGTTTTAAATATTCCGAATCAAGTCCAACAATATCCATCAGTTCATTGATCCGTTGTTTTCGTTCTTCCGGTGTTCCTATGTTATACAGTCGAAGTGGTTCTTCTAATATATTTCCAATTTTCATTCGAGGATTTAAAGAAGAATATGGGTCCTGAAAAATCATTTGCATCTTTCTTCTTAACTTTCGAAGATCTTCCTTACTTAAGTCATATATGTTTTTTCCATCGTAATAAACTTCACCATTAGTAGGTTGCAAAAGACGTAAAAGCGTGCGACCTAATGTACTTTTTCCACAACCTGATTCACCTACTACACCTAGCGATTCACCTCTTTTTATCGTAAATGAAACATGATCGACCGATTTTACCCATCCTTTTGTTCTCGATAATAAACCGCCTTTAATAGGGAAGTACTTTGTCAGATTCTTTACTTCTATTAGATTTGCGTTTTTGTTTGCTACTTCATCCTTAACTATTTGCAACTCCATTTAAATCCCCCCTACTTTAGTGGTTTGATTATGTGAGCCATTGCCGTTATCAGTTTCATGTAACCAACAACTTGCACTTCTTCCTGATTCAAACATTGTTACAGGAGGTTCTACTGCCTTGCACTTTTCCATTGCATGTGGACATCTCGGATAATAATTACATCCTATTGGTCTTGATTTCGGATTAGGAATGGCTCCTCCGATTGTATTTAAACGTTTTTCATCAAGATCTAAGCGCGGAATTGACTGTAAGAGCCCTTTTGTATAAGGATGTTTTGGATCTCTAAATATATCCTCAACTGGCCCCGCTTCAACAATCTTTCCTGAATACATGACAGCAACTTTATCTGCCATATCAGCAATTACACCCATATCATGTGTGATTAACATAATCGATAAATTCAATTTGGAGCGCAATTCTTTTATTAGTTCTAAAATTTGCGCTTGAATGGTTACATCCAATGCTGTTGTTGGTTCATCTGCTATCAGTAGCTTTGGGTGACAAGATAATGCCATTGCAATCATAACCCGTTGTCTCATTCCACCAGACAATTGATGTGGATATTGATGTATTCTTTTTTCCGGAGAAGAAATCCCTACCAATTTTAAAATATTAATCATCTCTGATTCGATTTCTTTTGGGTTAAGTCCCCTATGTAAACGAAGGACTTCTCGGATTTGTTTTCCAATTGTATAAACAGGATTCAATGAGGTTAACGGATCCTGAAATATCATTGAAATTTCTTTTCCACGAATTTTTCTAATCTCTGAATCTGGTAATTTCAAAAGATCTTTGCCTTCAAATAAGATTTCACTTTCAGATTTTACTGTTGTTTTACCCTTTTTAAGTAATCTCATGATAGATAGAGATGTCACGCTTTTGCCACTTCCACTTTCACCGATTACACCTAAAATTTCACCCTCGTGAATATTGAAACTAACACCCTCAATTGCGGATACATCACCTTTAGGCGTATGAAATATTGTATAGAGATTTTTTACTTCAAGAATAGGATTCGCCATAATATTCACCCCTTGCATGTCAAGTAATTATCAAGCATTACACTCGATAAAATGAAAGTTTCTCTTCATCAATTTCAATACCACTTCCTATAGAATCACTTAAAATCAATTCACCATTGTTTACCTCCGGTAGTTCTTTAATAATAGACTCCTTAAAAATCGTGAAGAAACTTAACTCTGCTGGATAGTTTACAACATTTAATCCAACTGCAATGTGAGCACTTTGCATCGTACCAATCGCCGTTTCTCCTTGAGTCCCTATCAGAGCATCTATACCAAATAATTGAACTAACGCCATCACCTTTTTACTTTCTGTTACTCCAGTTCTAGCAGGTTTTAAACTTACTAAATCAATTGTGTCAGCATTCAATTCTCGCAGCACATCTTTTGCTGTGAAGACACTTTCATCACCGAGTATACAAACATCTGGTGAGGCACTTAGAAAACGATTTTTACTAAAATTCCTCACATAATCCTCTTGCGATAACGGTTCTTCAATAAGGGATACCCCGTACTCTTTTAATTCTCGAATCACTTTACCGGCAGTTGAAACCGAATAACCTTGATTCGCATCTATATATAAGAAAATGTTTTCACCTAGCACACTTCGGATATTTTTGATTAATTCCACATCTTTACTAGGATCAATTCCGCCTTTTACTTTAAAGCTCTTATAGCCCTGCTCATACTTCTCAATAACTTGATCTACCATTTTCTCTGGAGTATCCAGATTAACCATCCACGTAAGTGGTATGTTTTTGGGCTCTCCACCTAAATATCTATATAAAGGTTGATTTGCCTTTCTAGCTTGGATATCATAAAGTGCCATATCGATAGCACTTTTTGCTGTATTGTTAGCAGGAAATTTATTAATCTCTAATTGAATTGAATTAATAGAAAATGGGTTTTTATCCAGAAGGACTGGTTCAAACCATTCTTTGATTGCATTAACAATCGATAGTTGTGATTCACCATATATAGTAGGTCTTGGTATAGCCTCTGCATATCCACTAATTCCTTCATTAGTATGTACAGCAATTAGGACATGGTCTGCTGCATCTGCTTGGCCAGTTGCCCATTTTAATGTTTTTCCATACGGAATCTTAAACGGTATCGCTTCTACCTTCGTAATTTTCATCCATTTCACCCTTTACTTTTCCGAATGCGGATCCAATAAATCACGCAATCCGTCTCCAATAAGATTAAAACTAAATACAGCTAAAACCATAAACAAGCCTGGTAGAATTGAAATCCATGGAGCAAATAGTAAATAATCAATTCCATCGTTTAAAATACTACCCCATGAGGCTGCGGGAGGTTGAACACCTAATCCTAGAAACCCAAGTGCTGCCTCAAGTTGAATCGCTACAGCGAGTCCCACAGTAAATTGAACAGTTACTGGTACAATTGAATTTCTTAAAACATGTACAAACATAATATACGTATCATTCATCCCAAGTGATCTAGCGGCCTCAACGTATTCGCGCTCTTTTTCTTTTACTACACTACTGCGCATTGTTCTATAAAAAACAGGGATAAATACAATTGCAATCGCAATAATTACATTTTTAACACTTGGTCCTAAGATACCAGCAATAAATATACCTAGAATTTGAGATGGAAAACTATATAAAACATCAATAAGTCTTCCCATGATATTATCTAATTTCCCTCCAAAGTATCCAGATATCAATCCCAATGTTCCTCCTACTATCGCTGCGAGCATCATTGAACCTACCGAAATCCCAAGAGAGACTCTTGTTCCCCAAATAACTCTCGATAATATATCTCTTCCAATATGATCCGTTCCAAACGGATGTTGTAATGATGGGGCTAATAAACGAAGCGCACTATCCGTTTGTATCGTTACATCCTTTGAAAAA is part of the Bacillus sp. Marseille-P3661 genome and harbors:
- a CDS encoding ABC transporter permease, producing MLEAELNKNNHIEKKKGVFPNWLKTLFRHKTLLVGSIFIFIFFIFTLFPFLFFSKDVTIQTDSALRLLAPSLQHPFGTDHIGRDILSRVIWGTRVSLGISVGSMMLAAIVGGTLGLISGYFGGKLDNIMGRLIDVLYSFPSQILGIFIAGILGPSVKNVIIAIAIVFIPVFYRTMRSSVVKEKEREYVEAARSLGMNDTYIMFVHVLRNSIVPVTVQFTVGLAVAIQLEAALGFLGLGVQPPAASWGSILNDGIDYLLFAPWISILPGLFMVLAVFSFNLIGDGLRDLLDPHSEK
- a CDS encoding mandelate racemase/muconate lactonizing enzyme family protein produces the protein MKITKVEAIPFKIPYGKTLKWATGQADAADHVLIAVHTNEGISGYAEAIPRPTIYGESQLSIVNAIKEWFEPVLLDKNPFSINSIQLEINKFPANNTAKSAIDMALYDIQARKANQPLYRYLGGEPKNIPLTWMVNLDTPEKMVDQVIEKYEQGYKSFKVKGGIDPSKDVELIKNIRSVLGENIFLYIDANQGYSVSTAGKVIRELKEYGVSLIEEPLSQEDYVRNFSKNRFLSASPDVCILGDESVFTAKDVLRELNADTIDLVSLKPARTGVTESKKVMALVQLFGIDALIGTQGETAIGTMQSAHIAVGLNVVNYPAELSFFTIFKESIIKELPEVNNGELILSDSIGSGIEIDEEKLSFYRV
- a CDS encoding ATP-binding protein, with the protein product MNNEKVIVESRNDTHLSQLASVGQIAAGIAHEVKNPLTAVKGFLQLLQEDEKNEYIDIAQAELENALTTLNNLLQVSKPDLEDEEYKTFNLAVELESILNLFQDKMYDVTFITEFYNTDTLISGQKNQFKKAFFNLIKNAIESIDGSGSVTITHVSNESEVIVTISDTGVGIPQEKLSMLGTPFYTTKEQGTGMGLTQVFSVIYQHGGKISVDSIENHGTTFTITLPKQNPIQKLGVKNLKLEYEHTFTIKEFLHENRNEFEERLLAEAINVKDKIEEIHNVGNINLLNNAHKLVLFVVEEREHELISLAKQEGVAWAKYSLTLAFKLEWIQAIRRTLWDFLYNFDSYSKTVPDRIEFYSLEKKINERIDQFLTYFFISYTRYRDELLEKQRKLVENLSVPIIPINSDICILPVIGLVDSVRINTIQDKVLNEIENRHIQTLIIDLSGVTPMEQEITNKLLKIIEGISMMGCKTIITGLRAEIVKNIIQSNVAINHHAEFKGTLQVALNDVMSKSQVMG
- a CDS encoding cysteine hydrolase family protein; this encodes MRGGITINTIDVFSGNRCALIVIDVQNDFCDPNGLCSLEGKNIKQIDPMVSNIKKCIESAHSRNIPVIFIRTEHNAIVDSTAWIYRHRKNTSYNPNTTKCKTGTWGADFYEIAPQEQDIVITKNKYSAFAGTNLHMILQSLKRDSLIFTGLETNVCVESTLRDAISYDYHVTLVEDGTSAPSVEEHESAVRNVRTKFGGVLKTDELIKTWNVPQSL
- a CDS encoding NAD-dependent epimerase/dehydratase family protein, producing the protein MNVLIIGGDGFVGSHITREFVKNGHNVTLFGLKLAENLIGDIQDRITFIEGNIMEYESLVQAHINNTTDVMIHLAAYGAGKDGLAKSAQDNPKRAIDVNINGFYNVLEAAKQTGVKRVLWSGSSTVYAPAEWYKEELVDEKSARNPETFYGSTKVMDELMTQFYRNQYNMEVVSVRLPLVYGPGRWYKGAGGAFVDMFENCNSSEEVIVKGGPELVDLMYVKDVSGLFYQLAIAKEQLSDIYNVKSHTTTVEEMVNIVRNYLPEYKLTFDCSTSGATVYPLMDTSRVESEIKFTPKYTVKEACEDYLDTLRRTQNV
- a CDS encoding M20 family metallopeptidase, producing MSVTTEELISFIEKDYQGEILDFLQEIIEIESPTTDREAVNQVGDLLKQKLSKLNAKIEVEPSGVEDRGDHIIARWPGEDPTLKPILVIAHMDTVWKKGTLVDMPFRVEGNKIYGPGVFDMKGAVVFAIEAMKIIQDLNKKTRRPITMLFNSDEEINSTTSRPVINREAKKSEYALILEGGVGESVLTARKGIMYFKVTAKGKASHAGMDHEKGINAIEELSHQVLKIQKLTDYQVGTTVSCGVIQGGTRTNVIPAQAVLEVDARVPNNEEVERLKKEIESLKPVLEGAELDIYTLIKRPPLDRTEGVVDLFTKAKGFAKDLGYDLEETSTGAISDGNLTAALGIPTLDGLGPIGDGAHAVYEHIEKDKISKRLALLVKLLEEL
- a CDS encoding ABC transporter ATP-binding protein, whose protein sequence is MELQIVKDEVANKNANLIEVKNLTKYFPIKGGLLSRTKGWVKSVDHVSFTIKRGESLGVVGESGCGKSTLGRTLLRLLQPTNGEVYYDGKNIYDLSKEDLRKLRRKMQMIFQDPYSSLNPRMKIGNILEEPLRLYNIGTPEERKQRINELMDIVGLDSEYLKRFPHELSGGQRQRIGIARALLLNPEFIVCDEAVSALDVSIQSQIINLLQDLQEKFNLTYFFIAHDLSVVKHISDRIAVMYLGELVELTDKKSLFETPLHPYTESLLSAIPIANPSMQRTRKRIVLKGDVPNPDNPPTGCRFHTRCPYSQEICKKEKPLFKNINEDKHGQPEHFVACHFAAELNLDGVKN
- a CDS encoding thiamine pyrophosphate-dependent enzyme; translation: MKKVMTGAQAIVECIKLEGINHAFCVPGESYLELLDAIYEEDSIELISNRHEGGAAFMAEAYGKASGKPGIAMATRGVGGANLAIGVHTAHQDSTPMVVFLGQVDSKFRGREGFQEVELDQFFQHICKWAVEIRDVERTPELVQRAFRIARTGRPGPVIVSLPADILSQKAEMEFGPVITNPKPKPAENEIIESLQVLKNSEHPLIIAGGGVIASNGEENLQRFAEKYNVPVLASFRRHDVFPNNHELYVGHSGLGTPVEILETIKQADTIVAIGTRFSEVTTQGYSVVSKAQKIIHIDIDFNTIGKVYSPVVGIVADANEALKSLLTAEDDFVNVPEKWKKWAQDRRTVYQTISEIKEEKHHNEVDMKQIIAALQKYAPANTIFTNDAGNFSGWLHNFYQFNYRKTYIGPISGAMGYGVPAAVGIKLARPDCPVISLSGDGGFMMTLQELETAVRYNVPIISIVVNNNMYGTIRMHQEMHHPERVIGTLLGNPDFKKLGESFGVFSASVTNDADFEGVLLEAMKANKPALIEVVCDPNKISFKSTIESIRAKHKQQVVNN
- a CDS encoding RidA family protein, coding for MFEERIKELGYELPVAATPSFIYVPVVVHNNVAYISGQLPKVDGEVKVTGKVGGNVSIEEAQESARICILQGLSCLKQEIGSLDRVDKFLKVTGFVNSAEGFNQQPKVIDAASELIEKIFGDQGRHARSAVGAAELPRSTPVEIEMSVAIKND
- a CDS encoding ABC transporter ATP-binding protein; this encodes MANPILEVKNLYTIFHTPKGDVSAIEGVSFNIHEGEILGVIGESGSGKSVTSLSIMRLLKKGKTTVKSESEILFEGKDLLKLPDSEIRKIRGKEISMIFQDPLTSLNPVYTIGKQIREVLRLHRGLNPKEIESEMINILKLVGISSPEKRIHQYPHQLSGGMRQRVMIAMALSCHPKLLIADEPTTALDVTIQAQILELIKELRSKLNLSIMLITHDMGVIADMADKVAVMYSGKIVEAGPVEDIFRDPKHPYTKGLLQSIPRLDLDEKRLNTIGGAIPNPKSRPIGCNYYPRCPHAMEKCKAVEPPVTMFESGRSASCWLHETDNGNGSHNQTTKVGGI